The sequence CCGGGTGGTGACCGTTGTGATGGCCAACCGAGCGGTTGTGAAAGGACGACTGGATCGACGCGAGGTACTCGTCCTTGCCCTGGAGCTTCCACTCGTAGGTCCCGCCGATGAAGTGGACCTTCACGTCCCGATGGAAGAGCGTCGCAAGCTCCTCGAAGTTGGCCGTGTCGATACACCGGAAGTAGGTGTGCTTGACGCGCCGGATCGCCTCGATGTCGAGCAGCATCTGCACGGCGTCACGAAGCGCCTCCGGCGAGTCGTCGCGGATCTCGAGGGGAAGTCCGGAGACGATGCCCATTCCTTCTTTGGTCAGGGTCGGCTGTCCGTTCGACATGGCAGGGCTCCTTGCTGATGGGAAATGCTCCGAAGACAGGAGCGATGGTCGAGACAGCGTAGAGACTGGGCACAGCGCCGCCACCACCACGGGCGCGGCGTTGCTCGGCCCCCCTCCGGAGGCTCATCGCCCCGTGCTGCCGTGATAATGAGTATCACGGCAGCATGGGGTGGTTTCCGGCGGATGGCGGCGGACCTGGGGCCGCCTGGGCCTGCAGAACCGGTTGAGCTCGGGCGCGTTTTCGCGGATGATGTACTGCCAGCCGATGTGCGGCTGTCAGGTTACTAACTGGTTATGCGGCATGGACCTCCCGCTTTGCCTAAACACGCCTGTATCGTCTTGTTCGTAGCGAGCCTGATCTCCGGCTGCGTCGCAGATCGTACGGCCACGACTCAGAATCGTGTTGAGCTGAACTGTCCCCCAAGATCTAAGTCATCTCCTACGGTGGATAAGATCATTCGGGTCGCTCCGCAGTACCCTGAGCAAGCACTTCAAGAAGGACTCGAAGGATACGTCCGGCTCGAGTTCGAGATTGACCCGAGCGGTAGTCCTCAGAATGTTCGTGTGACGGAAGATCGACCCGAGGGCTACGGATTCGGCGATCGGGCCCTCGTCGCTGTTCGCAAATGGCAATACTGCCCGTACTCGCCTCCCGATCCGAACGATCTGACGACGGTAGCGATCGCGATCCCGTTCAAGTTGGGTCGCGGCCCACGCCGCATAACAAGCCCCTGAACCTGACAGGGCGTTGGCCAGGCCTGGAGTGGAGTCCGCGACCTCATCCCGGCTTCGCCGGGAAGGCCGCTTGAGGTATTCTGGC is a genomic window of bacterium containing:
- a CDS encoding nuclear transport factor 2 family protein yields the protein MSNGQPTLTKEGMGIVSGLPLEIRDDSPEALRDAVQMLLDIEAIRRVKHTYFRCIDTANFEELATLFHRDVKVHFIGGTYEWKLQGKDEYLASIQSSFHNRSVGHHNGHHPEIEMLSPTEATGVWYLTDNMWIMNREAFTTGTAIYWDRYVKEDGRWQIIDTKYERIYELNEHQPKEPPFAYHYLGKYAPPPQA